The Fusarium falciforme chromosome 10, complete sequence DNA segment GTTGGACGTCGTAgtagaagaagaggaagatatTAATGGGGCCGTGGCGCCGGTTGCTGAGCCACTTGAATCGTGGGCAGGATATGATGGAAGCGAAGTGTCATTGCGCAGGCGACTTGGGGAGCTCTCAAAGAAGTACGAGAATCTGGATATGCGTCACCGTGATCTGCGTGAGGTCGGAGTGAAAGAGGCTGAGCGCAATTTTGAGCGGCTCAAGAAGCAAGCTGAAGAAAGAACCGCAGGTAAGTCTCTCACTTACTCACTTTCAACATTGTAATGCTAACCCCGACAGCCGCAAATCAATTGATTGCCGAACTCAAGGCTGAGCTTGCTGCACAGACCGCTCTTGCCAAGGAAGGCGAGCAACTACGACAGCAATTAGAAGAGAGTGAAGCAAAGGCTGAGGATTTAGAGGCTACCATTGAGGAACTGACTGGTTCTTTGTCAGAAGCCAAGTCGGAAATCAAAACACTCTCTACGAAACTGGCCGCTGTCAGGTCAGGAGACGTAAACTCCAGGGTTCCAGGAAGCGCTATGAAGGCGGGTGGGTTGGCAAGCCGCACAGCACAGGCCGAAGCGGCACATGCTACGCAAGCCACCGCGCAAGCCAAGGAAGATCTCTACGCGGACTTGACAGACCTGATTATCCGTGGGGTGAGACAAGAAGAGATGGAAGATGTTTTTGACTGCATCCAGACTGGGCGCAATGGCTGTAAGTTTCGGTGATGAGTGTGCTGGTTGATCGATGACTGACTCTATGTGTAGCTCTTCACTTCAAGTTAGCGGTAGAAACCGCTGAGGCATCAGACAGTTACGAAGATACACAGTTTACCTACCGACCACAGCTCGATTCTAACCGCGACGGGGAATTGATGGATATGTTACCGGATTATCTCATCGAGGAGATTACCTTCCCACGGCCCCAAGCTTCTCGATTCTATGCAAGGGTGGTCAAGTCTCTAACTGAGCGAATTGAATAAGTGACGAGGAGTGGTAATGGTGGTTCCTGTGGCAGGATTATTAGTTGTTAGTGATACCCCGGGATGTCATACTTACGTTGAAGATATACATCTGTCAGTCGAACCACAGCTGGATAGCTCTGGGTTCGCAATGGTCGAATTACCTAAATCCAGAAAGAGGCTGGCTGCCGTGAGAACCTTGTTGGTGACCGTATGTGCCATGACCTGAATGTGGTATTTTGTTCATCAAGGTTGCGAAGCGCTCGATCCGTCAAGGTGCTTGTGAATAAGCATAACCGATGTGGCGCTACGTGATGAGATGCGAGAAAATATGTTCAATTTAAAAGACTCACTTATTGGTGGGAATTGGACGCTTACTGGCTTCACACAATGTCTTCAAGGTTCAGGGAGGTCCCTACGCCAGAGACATGTGCAGGCTGAATGGCTGTCAAGGCCAACTCCCCACCATCAAGTGTGGCTGTTTCGACGTCAAACATTTGAGCGAAGCTTTTGCGCAGCCAACCGGATTTAAACAGGCCCGCTAGCGCAGGGGAACTGGAGTGCCACGGGGGTCCCTGGCTCAGAGACAGGCACTTTCAATTCGTCCCCTGCAAGTGAGAGCCCCAGAACGCGATGGCCACCCTCGCGTCCATCATCAGCCGTCACATCCCTACTGGCCACGGTATTTCATTTCGTCCTTCGCGTCGCCATTAAGAGTATACGAGGCGTTCTTTGCATCTGCCTTGGGTTCAACAAGGTGTTTCGTTTTGTTGATATTTTGGTCTTTGCCCTTCCATCGTATCGCAGTTGTTTGTTGCGTCATGGGCTCTTTCTCCTTGGTTTAACTTCAAACAGTTTTTTCCTTGATCATACGCTGACTTACACCTGCGCATCCTGACGCTTTCAAGCCCCTCGCCATGGCTGGCTTTAACCGCTTTGGCTTTATGGCCATTGCGGTCGTTTTCCATATCGTCTATATTTTCTCAATCTTCGATGTTTACTTTGTCAGCCCAATCGTCTCGGGCATGCGACACTTCAAGGTCGAGCGTCCTGAAGCTGCCAAAGCCCCTGCAGACCGGCTCGTCCTCTTCGTTGGTAAAGCACCCACAGCGCATACTCGAGTTGTTAACCTTCGCTAATCAACTACTTCTCAAGGTGACGGACTACGCGCCGACAAAGCCTTCCAACAGCACCCCGAGCCATACCCCGAGTCCGAAGAAGATCTTGCCCCCCGCCATCTCGCTCCCTTCCTGCGCTCGCGAGTCCTCGAGCATGGAACATTCGGTGTTTCCCACACTCGTGTCCCGACCGAATCTCGTCCAGGCCATGTCGCTCTGATCGCTGGATTATACGAGGATGTCTCGGCTGTCGCAACTGGGTGGAAGATGAACCCTGTCAACTTTGACAGTGTCTTCAACCGCAGTCGCCATACCTGGAGCTGGGGCAGTCCCGATATCTTGCCCATGTTTCATTATGGTGCTGTTCCAGGCAGAGTCGACGCCTCCTGGTATGAACCCGAGTTTGAGGACTTCTCCATGGATGCTACGGAACTCGATTACTGGGTGTTTAACCATGTCAAGGACTTCTTTGCCGAAGCCGCCAAGAATGGAACCCTCAATGCTGCGCTTCATGAAGACAAGTTGGTTTTCTTCCTTCATCTGCTTGGACTCGACACCAGCGGGCACGGTTTCCGACCTTACTCTAAGGAATACCTCAACAACCTGAAGGTGGTGGATCAGGGCGTCAAGGAGATTACCGAGCTCATCCAGAACTTCTATGCCGACGATCGCACTGCCTTCGTCTTCACGGCTGACCATGGCATGACTGACTGGGGCAGCCACGGTGATGGACACCCCGACAACACTAGGACTCCTCTCATCTCCTGGGGATCGGGCGTTGCGCCTCCTGAATTGTACCCCAACTCGGTTGCCCCTGGACACGACGAGTACTCGGCAGACTGGGGTCTGGATCATGTACGCAGGCATGATGTTGCCCAAGCAGATGTCGCCGCTCTCATGGCATACCTAATTGGTGCCGAATTTCCAGCTAACGGTGTTGGAGAACTTCCTTTGGAGTTCCTTTCAGCAAGccccaaggagaaggctgagGCATCCCTCGTCAACGCCCAGGTGATCCTTGAGCAGTATCGAGtaaaggaggagaagaagagagcaaCAGAACTCCGCTACCGACCTTATGGACCTCTCAGTGAGGAGAACCTCAGCCCAGAGGAGCGCATCAGCCGTATCCGCGCTCTAGTCGAAGCTGGACAGTACGAAGAGGCCATTGAAGAGTCGGACGCCTTGATCGCCATTGGACTTCAAGGTCTCCGTTACCTCCAAACATATGATTGGTTATTTTTGCGTGCTCTTATCACTATTGGCTACCTCGGCTGGATCGCCTACGCTCTCACAACCGTCCTAAGTCTGTATGTGCTTCAGCACAGTGTCCCATCCCAACGCAATCTtctgggcttcttcttcttctcatctaTTCTTGTGGGGCTCTACGCATCTTTCATTGTTTCAAAGTCCCCTCCAACCTATTACTTGTATACTTTTTTCCCTGTCCTTTTCTGGGAAGAAGTGTACGCTCGCAGAAACAGCGTCTCCCAAGGATGCCAGGCTCTGTTCGGACACATCAAGTCAGGAGGAGCGGTGGCTGCGCTAATCTTCAACATCGTTCTTTACATCGGCATCATTCAGTCTTTGGTATGGTCCTTTTCCCGCCATCTTGTCTCTCTCTAACTCGTATCAGGCGCTGGGATACATTCATCGCGAGATCTTGACTGGGCTGTTCGTGCTGGGTGCCTTCTGGCCTTTGACATGCGGTATCTCATTCTTGAGATCGCATATATTCCTGAGCTTGCTCTGGTTCCTGTCTTGCCTGGCCATGAGCACTTTTACGCTCTTGCCAGCTATGAAGGTTGAAAATATCCCTCTCATGTAAGCTGCGACCACTCTCACTAAAATAGGGTTTTTGACTGACGGTGGCAGTTTGGTTGGTGGTGGCCTCATAGCTCTTGTTGGTCTCGCATACTTGGTCCTCGAGGACTTTATCTTGTCAGACTTTTCGTCTTTCAAGACCAAGTCGAAGCGTCTTCACGGTAGCAGGACGGTACTTGGAGCACAGGTAAAACATGTTTCCTCAGTTGGTAGAAGCAAGGATGGCTAACGTGCGCAGATCGGACTCATCATTCTTTCGATGATAGTTACTCGGTCGAGTGCCATGTCACTACAGGCTAGACTAGGCCTTCCACGCGGGAACCAAATCATGGGTTTCATCATTCTATGTGAGATGAACTCTTCTGAGCCATGTTAATAGTTCTAAACTAACGAGTGCCAGTTGCATCTTTTCTTCTGCCCTTGGCATACCGATTACAGCCCAACAGTCACTATATGCACCGTCTTGTTGTCATCTTCTTGACTTGCGCCCCGACGTTTGTTATTCTGACCATCTCCTACGAAAGCCTTTTCTACGTGGCTTTCAGCATTACTCTACTGGCCTGGGTTCGTTTAGAATACGCTTACCAGGCTTTCACAcagggcaaggccaagcgagGTGTCGTTGCTGAACAGCAGAAGCGTGAGTTGGGGGCCTTCCGGCCTTTGACTCTATCAGACGCACGAGTCTCACTCTTCTTCATGGTATTGCTCCAGTCAGCCTTTTTCAGCACGGGCAACGTTGCGTCCGTGGCCCAGTTCAGCTTAGAAAGCGTGAACCGGCTGTTTCCAGTCTTCGATCCTGTCTCACAGGGTGCTTTGCTGATTCTCAAGCTGATGATTCCTTTTGTGCTGATCTCAGCCAACCTGGGGGTCTTGAATAAGAGACTGGGGGTGGCGCCATCAGCACTATTCATGGTGGTTCTAGCAGCAAGCGATATTCTGACGCTCTATTTCTTCTGGGTTGTCAAGGATGAGGGCTCGTGGCTGGAAATTGGGTCCACCATTAGCCACTTTGCCATTGCAAGTGGCTTGTGCGTGTTTGTCGCGGCACTCGAGGGAGTCAGTGCCGTCTTCATTGCTGGAATTGAGattgaagatggagagcaAGTGTCAACAAACGGAAAGCCAGTGTCGAGTCCAAAGACGAATGGCAAGGCTTCGTCGACAGTAAAGGCAGAGTAGGTCGACTACAATATTAGAAATGATAGATTAATGTGTCTTGTTACTCTGGCCGTTGAGAGCCGGAAGAAGGCATGTCTTGAATAACAACTTGGTCAACCAGGATACAATATGAACCATGTGACCGGGGCGGAGCGTTTAACGTTGTAGGGCTGAGGTTAGGGACAGCACGGAAGATGCCCGTAAGTCCTGGTGACTTTGCTCTGAAGAGGTTGCATGAGGGGGATTCAACCGTTTCTTGGCGGCATCCATTTGTCTTGATGTGCCTCAGCTCTGATCACGTACCAGGAACACGATGATGCGAGTCCGGGGATTGGGGCCGAAGATGCGGGGCACTTGCCCGGTTAGGAAGTGCGAGATGGCGGCCTGATTCACATGTGAAAGCGCTCCTCAAATTTGAATGACACGACGGTAGCTTCCGGTGAGACACGCCGGAACAGGGCTTTGCTGCACGAAGATCCATCCACCTGATGACATGGACAATGTGCTGCATGGTTTCTCAGTTGAGGCATCAGGTCAATGGTGCACCATAGCCACAGCTGCCAGCCCTGGGAGTTTATGACGATGAGCGGCCAGGGGTAAGTAGAAGGCCCGTCTCTTAGTTGAAGGCCGGAGATTTTATAGTGACATAAAGTCCGCCGGGACGGGGAGAGTGAGAACAGGTACATGGTACATCGGTCCCAGACAAGCGGCTCTTCCGCTTCCCCAGCTTTTTCACGAGACATATCATGCTCAAGTGAGTCTTGCTTCACAACCAAGCCCACTAAGCTAAATTAGGGactaccgccgccgccatcgccCGCCAGGGTCCCATTCACATGTCATGAAGCGCCAGGACTCCGTGTCTGGTTCGTTGCTGATGTGTGTCGATCGATATTGCAACTTTATGCACATGCCTCTGGCTTTCTTGTGTGACGAACGCGTCGCTCTACTCGAGATCGTCAACGCAGGCACGCGCTCTAGGGAGCACATCACGCGCGCAAGCCGCAGCTCACCAAGAACCCCTCAAAACCACGATAAGCGTCAAAGTGATCTGGCATAGCTCCCGTCGACCCGAGCCGGGGTGGCTTTTAGGTGCGCTGGTCGACGTGACGAGAAAAGTCGTGGGCTCAGATGACGTCGATGTCGCCAAGTCGTCCGAATCTATCACCGCTGGATAAGTAGCCTGCAAATGCCACGCTCTCCAGATCGATGGTTTATAGAGCCTGTCCTCCCGCCCGTGGGCCTTCTTGGTCGAACGTTGCATCCCCTGCCTGCATCAAAATCCTCCCTCAGCTGATTTGGCATCAGGTCCTCGTCTGGTCTGATGCTCTGGAACCTCTCAGCTGCGCTTTGATGTCCAGACCCTTCCGCGTCGACCACTTACACGACCTGTAATAAACGCGTCTAATTCCACACCTGAAGAGGTTCCAAGATCACCTCTCGCCAAGGTGCCCAGTCTCACGGAGATTGTGCCTGATACGGCATCAATCATCAACCCAGCACACGGCCGAGTATAGAGTACAAGGAAGGGGTGGCAGGCCCGGAGCACGGAGCCACAGTGGAGCTGCGtcctccaccatctccgACGTTGCAGGGCCGCCATCATTACTGAAAATCTGGAGTCTGCTCCCCGACGATCCCGCGATTCTCTCCCTCCCCCTTTGAATCTCTTTGCTTTCCTGACGAGAGAGAAACATCGCAGTCTATTGTTCTCAAagcttattcctcttaaTCATTGCCAAAAATTCTCCAGTTCCAATCCGACTTTCCGCATTCCATCGCTTTTCCCTTCCAGAGTTGCCGAGTTCCAGATCTTCAACCGCCCCCGCTAATACACACCTTTTACCTGACCGTCGATTGCTCTACCAAGCGCCAGCTGCAAAGTGCCTTACCCACgtacgaaaaaaaaaaaccgacGGACAAACTGCCTTGCTTACATTCGTCCGGCCTGGCCTGATCTTGTGGATTCACGAGGCTTCATTGTTCATTTTTGCCTGCGGTGGCTCAGAGGCAAAGCTGAGTAACACGAGCTGGTGGGAGACAAGGTACCCACAGGGTATTTCCCGCCTGCCAAGGAAGGCAAAGCCGCAAGGTGAAAGGGCAAGAGTGTGACCTGGCCGGTACTTCGTACCTGCCCTCTTGGTTGGTgcggtggtggtgtcggTGTCggtgctggctggctggtgcCTCAGTCCGTAGGTGGCCGCGCGCAGCAGCCCAGATCGCAACCTCCTTCGAGTCCTCCCCCTCTCTCCGATCCGACGATCCTCGACTCCCTTTACTTCGCTTCGCACCCTCGCCGTTGGCTGAGCCGACTTGATGGACGTGGAAATGTCGTCAGGGGACGCGCCGCCGCAGGCGCAACCGCAACCGCAGCAGCAAGAACAACCGAACCAGCAGCAGTCGTCGACGCCAGCACCCTCGGCCGCACCCGCGCCGCCCGCTCCCAGCACATCGACGTCAACCTCGACCGGAGGGATGAGCTTTCGGAGGTGAGTCGTTCGGATTCTGGCTCAGGTCTCAAAGTGCTGACCCCCTCTTTTTAATACACAGACAACGAGCGTCACGCGCATGCGAGGTATGCACCTTTTCTTTGAGACTCGTCTGCCGAACCTTGGCCCATGAAACCCCCCGTTCCCCTCAACATGAGCCGAGGCATCAGCGGGCACCTCCACCTCATCATGGCTGTCCATCGCGACGCCCACCATATGACAGCGACAGCCTTTCACGCTCTCTTGTCCTCGGAATTGTAATGAATTGAATCAAATGATGCTAACGACTATCATTCTTAGACATGCCACGCGAGAAAGGTACATCAACTTTCGCCTATGAGCACCCGCGTTCATCAATCCGCGCCACTTTATTCGTCCTCGGTTTAACCATCAACTGTGATGCTAACCCACATCTCCCGTCCAGGTTCGATGCGACGCGGCGAGCCTTGGTGTGCCCTGCACCAACTGTGTAGCCTTCCAGATTGAATGTCGCATTCCAAACCCTAAGCGCAAGAAGACTCAAGGTACAGGTAGTCAGACCAACAAGGATTCAGATAGGTAGGCATCATCACCTAGCCTCATCGTATCCTGCTAACGCATTATATTTAACAGTGACCGAGGCGATGGCGCTGAGGATCCTTCACCTCGTCCTGTCGCTCCAACTGCGACCAGCTTCGCTCCTCGAACGCCCTCTGTCTTCCACTCGCACAATGGCACTCCACCAACCACATTGACGGAAGCTCAGGCTCGGAAGGAAGAGGTTGATAGTGGCACATATCTCGATCTTGTTATGAAGCCCAAGTTCACTCGTGCCCCGATCACCGAAGCTGGGCGAGTCGCATACCTCGGCGAATCTTCCAATCTCACCCTTCTTGTTCACGATCGTCAAGGCTCGGCCGATGTTGTTCACTATCCGCTGCCCGAAAACGTTCGCGGCTCCCGAGCCCGTCTCACGGAGCTCGACAATGTCGAAATCGACATTTTACATCAAAGAGGAGCATTCCTACTTCCTCCACGCGCACTCTGCGACGAACTCATTGACGCCTACTTCAGCTGGGTGCATCCCATTGTGCCCGTCATTAACCGCACCCGCTTCATGCGACAGTATCGAGATCCTAAAAACCCTCCATCGCTGCTACTTCTTCAGTCCGTCCTCCTTGCCGGAACTCGGGCCTGCAACAACGCTCAGCTGATGGACGCGAATGGTTCTACGACACCAGCAGCCCT contains these protein-coding regions:
- a CDS encoding GPI ethanolamine phosphate transferase 1, producing the protein MAGFNRFGFMAIAVVFHIVYIFSIFDVYFVSPIVSGMRHFKVERPEAAKAPADRLVLFVGDGLRADKAFQQHPEPYPESEEDLAPRHLAPFLRSRVLEHGTFGVSHTRVPTESRPGHVALIAGLYEDVSAVATGWKMNPVNFDSVFNRSRHTWSWGSPDILPMFHYGAVPGRVDASWYEPEFEDFSMDATELDYWVFNHVKDFFAEAAKNGTLNAALHEDKLVFFLHLLGLDTSGHGFRPYSKEYLNNLKVVDQGVKEITELIQNFYADDRTAFVFTADHGMTDWGSHGDGHPDNTRTPLISWGSGVAPPELYPNSVAPGHDEYSADWGLDHVRRHDVAQADVAALMAYLIGAEFPANGVGELPLEFLSASPKEKAEASLVNAQVILEQYRVKEEKKRATELRYRPYGPLSEENLSPEERISRIRALVEAGQYEEAIEESDALIAIGLQGLRYLQTYDWLFLRALITIGYLGWIAYALTTVLSLYVLQHSVPSQRNLLGFFFFSSILVGLYASFIVSKSPPTYYLYTFFPVLFWEEVYARRNSVSQGCQALFGHIKSGGAVAALIFNIVLYIGIIQSLALGYIHREILTGLFVLGAFWPLTCGISFLRSHIFLSLLWFLSCLAMSTFTLLPAMKVENIPLILVGGGLIALVGLAYLVLEDFILSDFSSFKTKSKRLHGSRTVLGAQIGLIILSMIVTRSSAMSLQARLGLPRGNQIMGFIILFASFLLPLAYRLQPNSHYMHRLVVIFLTCAPTFVILTISYESLFYVAFSITLLAWVRLEYAYQAFTQGKAKRGVVAEQQKRELGAFRPLTLSDARVSLFFMVLLQSAFFSTGNVASVAQFSLESVNRLFPVFDPVSQGALLILKLMIPFVLISANLGVLNKRLGVAPSALFMVVLAASDILTLYFFWVVKDEGSWLEIGSTISHFAIASGLCVFVAALEGVSAVFIAGIEIEDGEQVSTNGKPVSSPKTNGKASSTVKAE
- a CDS encoding Csm1 domain-containing protein; this translates as MPPRARAKPASALAGLVGSDTEPDLDAFDEAEIQAARTMSATKKPRGRPPRTANKVTKTTASSTRRGSGMLSAVPESATRPSTTTKTNSGMAGAGGKTQQDVQDETVTFDDIEALPSVTSTVTKKGTRGRPRSVPPSASKNANNDTSVLVPPSAAKRRGRPPRQAVVKPPEEIPETQQEDAMELDVVVEEEEDINGAVAPVAEPLESWAGYDGSEVSLRRRLGELSKKYENLDMRHRDLREVGVKEAERNFERLKKQAEERTAAANQLIAELKAELAAQTALAKEGEQLRQQLEESEAKAEDLEATIEELTGSLSEAKSEIKTLSTKLAAVRSGDVNSRVPGSAMKAGGLASRTAQAEAAHATQATAQAKEDLYADLTDLIIRGVRQEEMEDVFDCIQTGRNGSLHFKLAVETAEASDSYEDTQFTYRPQLDSNRDGELMDMLPDYLIEEITFPRPQASRFYARVVKSLTERIE